One genomic segment of Macaca fascicularis isolate 582-1 chromosome 19, T2T-MFA8v1.1 includes these proteins:
- the RASGRP4 gene encoding RAS guanyl-releasing protein 4, which translates to MNRKDSKRKSHQECTGKTGGRGRPRQTRRHKTCPSPREISKVMASMNLGLLSEGGCSEDELLEKCIQSFDSAGSLCHGDHMLNMVLAMHSWVLPSADLAARLLTLYQKATGDTQELRRLQICHLVRYWLTQHPEVMHQDPQLEEVIGRFWATVAQEGNSAQRNLRDSSNLLSPGGPGPPPPMSSPGLGKKRKVSLLFDHLETGELAQHLTYLEFRSFQAITPQDLRSYVLQGSVRGCPALEGSVGLSNSVSRWVQVMVLSRPGPLQRAQVLDKFIHVAQRLRQLQNFNTLMAVTGGLCHSAISRLKDSHAHLSPDSTKALLELTEILASHNNYARYRRTWAGCTGFRLPVLGVHLKDLVSLHEAQPDRLPDGRLHLPKLNNLYLRLQELVALQGQHPPCSANEDLLHLLTLSLDLFYTEDEIYELSYAREPRCPKSLPPSPFNAPLVVEWAPGVTPKPDRVTLGRHVEQLVESVFKNYDPEGRGTISQEDFERLSGNFPFACHGLHPPPRQGRGSFSREELTGYLLRASAICSKLGLAFLHTFHEVTFRKPTFCDSCSGFLWGVTKQGYRCRECGLCCHRHCRDQVKVECKKRPGGKGDAGPPGAPVPCTPAPHASCGSEENLSYTLSLEPETGCQLRHAWTQTESPHPSWETDTVPCPVMCPPSTASSKPDS; encoded by the exons AAAGTCCCACCAGGAATGCACCGGAAAGACAGGAGGGCGGGGCCGGCCCCGCCAAACACGCCGCCACAAGACATGCCCCAGCCCCCGGGAAATCAGCAAGGTCATGGCTTCCATGAACCTGGGCCTGCTGAGCGAGGGCGGCTGCAGCGAAGATGAGCTGCTGGAGAAATGCATCCAGTCCTTCG ATTCAGCTGGCAGCCTGTGCCACGGGGACCACATGCTCAACATGGTGCTGGCCATGCATAGCTGGGTGCTGCCCTCTGCCGACCTGGCTGCCCGCCTGCTGACCTT GTACCAGAAGGCCACAGGGGACACCCAGGAGCTGAGACGGCTGCAGATCTGTCACCTGGTCAG GTACTGGCTGACTCAACACCCTGAGGTGATGCACCAGGACCCCCAGCTGGAAGAAGTCATAGGTCGTTTCTGGGCCACCGTGGCCCAGGAGGGCAACTCGGCCCAGAGAAACCTGAGAGACTCCTCTAACCT CCTGAGCCCTGGTGGCCCTGGCCCCCCACCCCCCATGAGCAGCCCAGGCCTGGGCAAAAAGCGCAAAGTGTCCCTGCTTTTCGACCACCTGGAGACGGGGGAGCTGGCTCAGCACCTCACCTACCTGGAGTTCCGCTCCTTCCAGGCTATCACG CCCCAGGACCTGCGGAGCTACGTTTTGCAGGGCTCAGTACGAGGCTGCCCCGCCCTGGAGGGCTCTGTAGGTCTCAGCAACAGCGTGTCCCGCTGGGTGCAGGTGATGGTGCTGAGCCGTCCCGGGCCTCTGCAGCGCGCACAGGTGCTGGACAAGTTCATTCACGTGGCACAG AGGCTTCGCCAGCTGCAGAATTTCAACACGCTGATGGCGGTCACGGGGGGCCTGTGTCACAGTGCCATCTCCAGACTCAAGGACTCCCATGCCCACCTGAGCCCTGACAGCACCAAG gccctgcTGGAGCTCACTGAGATCCTTGCCTCCCACAACAACTACGCCCGCTACCGCCGCACCTGGGCTGGCTGCACGGGCTTCCGGCTGCCTGTACTGGGCGTGCACCTCAAGGATCTGGTGTCCCTGCATGAAGCACAGCCCGACAGGTTGCCTGACGGCCGCCTGCACCTACCCAAGTTGAACAACCTCTACCTGCGGCTGCAGGAGCTGGTGGCCCTCCAAGGGCAGCATCCGCCCTGCAGCGCCAACGAGGATCTGCTGCACCTGCTCACA CTCTCCCTGGACCTCTTCTACACGGAAGACGAGATCTATGAGCTTTCTTATGCCCGAGAGCCACGCTGTCCCAAGAGTCTG ccacccTCCCCCTTCAACGCACCTCTGGTGGTGGAGTGGGCCCCTGGTGTGACCCCCAAGCCGGACAGGGTCACGCTGGGTCGGCACGTGGAGCAGCTGGTGGAG TCCGTGTTCAAGAATTATGACCCTGAAGGCCGAGGAACCATCTCTCAGGAGGACTTCGAGCGACTCTCAGGCAATTTTCCCTTCGCCTGCCATGGGCTCCACCCGCCCCCACGCCAGGG GAGAGGCTCCTTCAGCAGAGAGGAGCTGACAGGGTACCTGCTCCGGGCCAGCGCCATCTGCTCCAAGCTGGGCCTGGCCTTCCTGCACACCTTCCATGAGGTCACCTTCCGAAAGCCTACCTTCTGCGACAGCTGCAGTGGCTTT cTCTGGGGTGTCACCAAGCAAGGCTACCGCTGTCGGG AGTGTGGGCTGTGTTGCCACAGACACTGCAGAGACCAAGTGAAGGTGGAATGTAAGAAGAGGCCGGGGGGCAAGGGCGATGCAGGGCCCCCCGGAGCTCCTGTTCCATGCACACCAGCTCCCCATGCCAGCTGTG GCTCCGAGGAAAATCTCTCCTACACGCTATCCCTGGAACCTGAGACTGGGTGCCAGCTTCGCCATGCCTGGACCCAGACTGAATCCCCACACCCTTCCTGGGAAACAGACACG gTCCCCTGCCCGGTAATGTGCCCACCATCAACTGCATCCTCCAAGCCGGATTCCTAG